DNA from Gammaproteobacteria bacterium:
CTTCGACGAGCGTGCCGGCTGGCTCGCGTGGGCCTTCGACTCCTGCGCCGAGTGGCTGCACTGGCGTTGCGACCTCAGCTTGAACGCCGCCCGCGAGAAGGTCCGGGTTGCGCATGCGCTGAAGACGCTGCCCGCGATCGGCCGGGCGTTCGCCGAAGGCCGGCTCTCCTATTCGAAGGTGCGGGCGCTGACCCGAGTCGCCGGGCCTGCGAATGAAGACGAGCTGCTCACGTTCGCGCTCGGCACCACGGCGGCGCGGGTCGAGGAGCGCTGCCGCGAGCTGCGCTACGGCTCCGGCACCTCCACCCGCGAGGCGGTGCGCGCCCAGGCGAGGCGCGCATTGAGCTTGCACCGCGATCCGGCTCGGGGAACGGTGTCGATCACGGTCGAGCTGCCGCTCGAAGCCGGGGAGCTCGTCGACAAGGCGCTCGACCGGGCGCTGGAGCCGGTGCTCGAGGAGGGCGCCTCCGCAAGCCCCGAGCTTGCCGGCGAGAGCTGGAGTGCGCAGCGCGCGGATGCGCTGGTGGCGCTCGCAAAAGCGTACTTGAGCGGCCGAAAGGACGGCTCCTCCCGGACGTCGGACCATTACCAGGTCACGGTGCACGTCGAGGAGTCGGCCCTCCGCGGAGGCGGGGGCCGCTCGGGGCTGCCCATCGAAACGGTGCGGCGCATTGCCTGCGACAGCGATCTCATGGTGCTGGTGGAGAACCACGAAGGCGAGCCGCTGAGCGTCAGTCGCAGGACGCGGACCGTGCCGACGGCCCTCCATCGGGCGCTGTGGGCGCGGGACAAGGGTTGCCGATTCCCGGGCTGCGGTCGCACGCGGTTCGTCGACGCCCACCACATCAAGCACTGGGCGAACGGCGGCGAACATAGCCTCGAGAATATGCTGCTCCTGTGCACGCGGCACCATACTTGGGTGCACGAGGGCGGCTTCACGATCGAGAAGGACTACGCGGACCGCTGGTTTTTCCGGCGGCCCGACGGGCGGGCGGTGCCGGCGTGCGGCTATCGGCCGGAGGATATGACCGACGACGGCGCCGAAGCCGTGACGGAGTACTTCGACGGCCACGCCTCCGCGGAGGAGCTCGAGGCGGCGCACCCCTTCGCGGAGTTGCGTCCCCCCGCGGAAACGTCGATGGTGAGGGAGGCGCCGGCTTCCACACATTGTTTATGGCGCTGATCAATGACGCGCTGATCGATGGTGCTGGTCGATGGTGCTGCTCGATGGCGCTGATTCGCCGTGTCGATCGAGGAGCGCATCGTGGGCGACAGCGAGAAATTGTCCAAGAACCGTGCATCGGGGCGGCGCGAATATGTTCTCGTCGTTAGATGGCGTATCCTGCCGGCGGTCGGCCGGCCTCTCGAGCCGACTCCGCGGAGGTCGCACGATTAGGAGGGACAACAGGACGATGAAGGCATTCTCATCTCTTGCGATGGCCGGCATCCTCTTCGGCACGTCGCTTCAGGCGCAACAAGTCGTCGATCCCGGTTTCGACAGCGTGGGCCGCGGGTGGCCGCTTGCCGCCGACGCACGCGAGTACGAAGAGGTCGGCCCCGAGTTCTCGTTCGGCGCAGGGGGCGAGTTCGGCGGAACCGCGCGCGGCGGCGACGTGCCGCCGGGCGTGACGCCGCTGCCGGTGGATATCTTCACTACCGACGACTTCTACCGTGACAAGGCTCTGTGGAGCGATCCCCGATACTACCGCTGCAACAGCCCGATCGGCATCGAGGCCGAGTCGGGCGCGGTCGGCAATCCGTTGATCGTCAACAACGACCCGTCGACCGCGGCTTGGGGGCATTGCGACCGGGATTACCCGCGCGAGGCGATGGTGAGCCCGTACCCGTTCGAGAGCGCGCAGCAGCACTACGAGGCGCTGCTCGCCGAGACAAAGAAGCGCGGCGGGCCGACGACGCCGGCGTACGAGGACATCGCGGACTGGACCGGCTTCTATATGCGTCCGAGCGCGACGCCCGGTAACGACTATTGGTACAGAGGGCACCACAATCAGATACCGACGATCCTGTCGCTGCTCACCCCGGAGTATCAGAAGCGCATGGTGCAGCTGGCCTACCACGAGGGCCGCGGCCATGCCCAGTGGCCCTCTCAGTATTGCTGGCCGGAAGGTTTCATGCGCCGCTGGCATGAGGCGGCGGTGCGGGAGCATCAAATCATCGCGACGCCGCAGATCGTGCAGATCTTGGCGGGGGTGGCGCGCAACTTCATCACGAACATCTACATCGGGCGTGAATTCAACATGGAAGGCGCCGTGCCGCGGCTCGGCGCCGACGTGCCCCGCTGGTACGGCGAGACGATCGGCTTCTGGGATGGCGACACGCTGATCACGTGGACGTCGAACATACAGGGCTGGATGGTTCACGGGGCGTTCGAGTTCTCGAACAAGATGCAAACCGTCGAGATCTACACACCGGTCCGCGACGAGGCCGGGAGGTTCTTGGGTTTGAACCATGAGGCGATCTTCTACGACCCCGAGGCGCTCGTAGAGCCCGTCCGCATCATCCGCAACCTCATGAAGCGAAGCGACGTCTCCGAAGGCGACCCCTACACGTTCATCGAGTGCGTGCCGACGATCTATCCGATCGAAGGCAAGGCGTCGCCGGTCGTCCCCGGGCAGGTCATCGAATACGAAGTGCCCGACATCTACGGCCGGCCGTGGGCGCACATCTGGGAGGAGAATTTCGAGCAAGGCATGCAGAGGCCGGAGCCGAACGAGGATATCTTCAATTTCGAGTAAGACCCGGCGGCGTGTGGCACGCTCATTGCACGCCGGTCCCGTCGGCATCATTTCGCGGTGCCGGCGAGGAGACACCGATGGGACCGGTAAATACAGTGACGTCCGCGTGCGCGCTGCTTTTGCTTGGAACGGCCGGTGCTCAGCAAACGCAAACAACTGAAGAGCAAAGCCGGGAAGCAACTGAAGAGCAAAGCCGGGAAGGAATACCTGCGACGCGTCACCAGGAGGAAGCCGTTCGGGAGATAAGCAGCGATCTCTTCGAGCGGCTGGATGAGGACGGCGACGGCGCGATCTCCAGGCAGGAGGCGCAGGCCGAACCTTCCCTGACGGCGAGCTGGAGTCGCTACGATCGGAACGGCGATGACGTGCTCGATTCGGCGGAGTTCTCCGAATTCGACACGAGCGCGACGAGCTCGGCCGAAGGCGGAGACGCGGAAACGGGGCAGAGCGGGCCCACGGAGGAGGGCTTGCCCACGACACGCCACCAGCAAGAGGTGGTCCGAGATCCACGCGTCGAGCAGTTGGACGAGGACGGCGACGGCGCGATTTCGCGGCAGGAAGCGCAAGGCGATGCCCGGCTTTCAGCCGAGTGGGACCAGCTCGACCAGAACGGCGACCAGAAGCTCGACGCGACCGAGCTGGCCCGACTGGAGCAGTAGTCCGCGCGAGCTTTCGGCGCCTGGCCGCGCTGCCCCTGCCCGATACCGCGGCGGCGCGGCCGCGCTTCGGTGAAACCAGTCGGGCGCGAAACCGCGCCCGCCGATGCTCGGTCCCGGTTGCGGGACTCCGGGCTCGTTTGCGGGACGAGCTCTCGTGCCGGTCGTCGTCCACCGCCGGCCCGAATGCTTGAAAATCAATCGTTCCCGCTCGCGCAAGTGCCGGCGGCGTTCACGTTCATGTGGCCGACGCACTTGTTGGTGCGCACCGAGGGGGATCCGATGGCGCTCGCGGGCGCGATCCGTGCCGCCGTCTGGTCCGTCGACGCGGACCAGCCGGTCGCATCGATGCGCTCCATGGAGGAGATCTTCGACGCCGAGCTGGCGAACCGTAACCTCCAGATGATGCTCGTCGGAGGCTTTGCGGTGCTCGCGCTCGTGCTCGCGTCCGTCGGCCTCTACGGCGTGCTGTCCTACGCGGTGACGCAGCGCACCGCCGAGATCGGCGTGCGGATTGCGCTCGGTGCCGAGCGCCGCAACGTGATCGGCGCCGTGCTGCGCAGCGCGGTGCTGCTCGCCGCGTGCGGCGTCGGGCTCGGCATCGCAGGCGCCTTGGCCGTGACCCGGCTGTTGTCGTCGTTCCTGTTCGGTGTGGCTCCGACCGATGCGATCACCTTCACGACCGTGCCTACGCTTCTCTTCCTCGTCGCGCTGGCGGCGGCCTACGTTCCCGCGCGCCGCGCCGCGCGGGTCGATCCGGTCGAGGCGCTGCGGGCGGAGTGAGGGCGGCCGCGAGGAAGCCGAGGACGGTTAATCGTGATCGGACCCCGCCATCATGAAATGCGCTACTCCGACGACTTTGTCGACGGGAAGCACGAACGCAATGCCGCGGCCGGTGGTGTTCAGCTCGGCCGTGCGCACGATCTCGTCGAGAACCGAGTCCACCTGCTCCGAGCCGACCATGGTCAGCACGATCTCCTTCTCCGGCTCGATCGACATCCCGAAGATCTTCTCGTGCTCGTGAATGCCCGCACCGCGGCCGAAGAGCACGGTGCCGCCGCGCGCGCCCGCCTTCACCGAGGCCTCCAGCACGCTGCTGCCCCAACCTTTCCTGACGATGCTGACGATGAGCGAAGCGTTCATGTTCACGACTCCAACCTTTTCGGGCGCTCTTTCATCCGAACGACCAGACCCAGCAGCATCACCGAGATGATCGGTGCGAGCGCAATGAGGGCCACCAGACCCAAGCCCTGGACGAGCGGATCGCGACCGGTAGCGGCGGCCGATGTGCCGAGCGCGAGGGCCAGCAGGAAGGTGTTGGCCAGCGGACCCGTGGCGACGCCCCCGGAATCGACCGCGATCGCGACGAATTCTCGATCGCTGAGCCAGATCAAGACGATGGCGAGACCGTACCCGGGGATCAGAATCCAAAACAGTGGAAGATCGTACCCGATCCTCAGCATCCCGAGTCCCACCGCGACGGCGACGCCCGCACATATGGCCAGCAGCACCAAGCGTTGCCGAATCGCGCCCGCCGACGCCTGCTCGACCTGATCGGCGAGAATACGCACGGCCGGCTCACCCCACGTCGTGACGAAGCCGAGCACCGCGCCGAAAGGCACGAGCAGCCATTTTTGCGAAAAGGCGCCGAGCGTTTCGCCGATGGTGCGGCCGAACGGCATGAAACCGACGGCGACGCCGAGCAGAAACAGAAAGAGCCCGATCGAGGCCATCAGTGTTCCGACCGCGATCCTCGACACCTCGGAGCGCGGCAGCCTGAGAAACAGCATTTGAAACACGGTGAACAGCGCCGCGAGCGGGAGCACCGCGAGCGCGACTCCCCGGGCCGTGCGAACCACGTCCGTCACGAGCGGCAGGTCGCTCATCGCACGAGCCATCCGATGATCAAGAGGACGATGATCGGGCCGACGGATGCCATGCCGAGGAGCCCGAAGCCGTCGTTCACGGCCGAGCGTCCCGCGATCACCGCGCTGACGCCGAGCGCGACCGCCAGAACGACCGGACCGGTCAGGGCGCCCGTCGTCACGCTTCCGGCGTCGTAAGCGAGCGGAATCACCTCCGCGGGCGCGACGAGCGTCAGCGCGATCATCACGGCGTAGACGGCGGTCAACTGCCATGCCATCGAGAAGCCCCATATGATCCGTAGAAAGGCGACGGCCACGAACAGCCCGACGCCGCCCGCGATGATGTAAACGATGGGTTGGCCGGGTAGAGTGCCGCCGGAGACCTCTTCGACTTGCCCGGCGAGCACGAGGACGTCCGGCTCGGCAGCGGTGGTGGCGAAACCGAGCGCGAACGCGACCGCGAGCAACAGCAACAGCGACCCCTTCTCCGCCAGCTTCGCGCCGATGAACCGGCCCATCGGCAGCATACCGAAGTCCACGCCCATCAAGATCAGGAGCAAGCCGAGCGTGACCAGCAGCGACCCCGCGAGATACTGCAGCAGGACCGCCGGCGAGGCGCCGACGAGCACGACCTCGAGCAGGCCGACGACGATGATCAGAGGCGCGACGGCCCTGATGGTTTCGGACAATTTCAGCTTCAGCAGCGTGAGCATCGGCAGCCGATTCGTTCTTTTGGGAAGCGCATGATCCGTAGCGACGGCGGCCGCGCACCGTAAGGCGGCGCCGCCGGCGTCCCGCGCCGCACCGAGGCATACGCGCTACTACTGATATCGCGCCGCATGTCCCCGCGGCGAAAATCAGCCGTAACCCCAGCGACAGACCGGGGGAGAAGCGACATGACCATCATGACCGACGAGGAGCGACGCCGCCAGATGATCGCAGAGGCGGCTTACTTCCGAGCAGAGCGGCGCGGTTTCAGCGGAGGGGACCCGGTGCCCGACTGGATCGAGGCTGAAGCCGAGATCGACGCAAGGCTGCGACGTGAATCGGAGCGCCGCGCTTTGCTCGAGCGGCTCGAGGAGGGATTGGGCTCCCGGAAGCGTGAGCCTCGGCGCAACGGCGGGCGCGGGACGGCGGCGACGCCGAAGAGGAGGCGGGCGAACAGCGGCCTTGCGGGGGACGGCGCGAAGCCGGAATAAAGGTCGGGTCGCGCGGCGATCCGGTGAACGCGAAGACGCAAATTCTTTGGTTCGACCAGGTCGGGCGCGACGACGTGGCCCGCGTCGGCGGCAAGAACGCTTCGCTGGGCGAGATGATTCGAAGCCTCTCGGGGACCGGCATCCGCGTTCCCGAGGGCTTCGCGACGACGGCGGAAGCCTACCGGAGCTTCGTCGAGCGGAACGACCTCGGAGGGCACATTCGGTCGGCGATCGCCGATCTCGGCGCCGGGCGGCTGACGCTCGCGGAGGCGGGAAAGAGCATCCGCGAGGCCGTGCTTCGCTCCGATTGGCCTCCCGAGCTCGCCCGAGAGATCGGCGCGGCTTATCGGGAGCTTTGCCGGCGCTCCGGCATCACCGACGCCGACGTTGCCGTCCGCTCGAGCGCGACCGCGGAGGATCTCCCGGATGCGAGCTTCGCCGGGCAGCAGGAGACCTACCTCAACGTGCGCGGCGAGCGCGCGCTGCTCGACGCATGCCGCCGCTGCTATGCCTCGCTCTTCACCGATCGCGCTATCGCCTACCGGCACGCGAAAGGCTTCGACCACCTGCAAGTCGCACTTTCGGTCGGCGTGCAAAGAATGGTTCGCTCCGATCTCGCCGGGGCGGGCGTCATGTTCTCCATCGATACGGAGACGGGCTTCGACCGCGTCGTGATGATCGACGCCGCTTGGGGGCTCGGCGAGAACGTCGTCAAAGGCGCCGTCGATCCGGACCGGTACCAGGTGTTCAAGCCGTTGCTCTCCGATCCGTCGGTCTCGCCGATCATCGAGAAGAGACGCGGCGAGAAAACGCTCAAGATGATCTACACGGGTGATGCGGCGCGGCCGACGAAGAACGTCGCGACCTCGAAGCTGGAGCGGGCGGCGTTCGTGCTCGAGGACGGCGAGATCCTCGAGCTCGCCCGCTCGGCCTGCGCGATCGAGCGGCATTACGGCCTGCCGATGGATATCGAGTGGGCGAAGGACGGCGAGAGCGGGTGCCTTTTCATCGTGCAGGCGCGCCCGGAGACCGTGCATGCGCGGCGCGAGACGGCCACGCTGAAGACGTACCGCATCGCGCGGAAGGGCCGGCGCCTCGCCGCAGGTCTCGCGATCGGCGACGCTGTCGTCACCGGCCGCGTCTGCATCATCGAAAGCGCTCGCGACATCGATCGTTTCGTCGACGGGGCGGTGCTCGTGACGCGGAACACGGACCCCGACTGGGTGCCGATCATGAAACGCGCGGCGGCCATCGTCGCCGACCTGGGCGGACGCACGTCGCATGCGGCGATCGTCAGCCGGGAGCTCGGGCTGCCGGCGATCGTCGGGGCCGGCAACGCCACCGAGTTGCTTCAGGACGAGCAGGAGATCACCGTCTCGTGCGCCGAAGGCGACGAGGGTTTCGTGTACGAAGGCGCGGCCGAGTTCGAAGTCGAGGAGCTTTCGATCTCCGATATACCGGAGACGAGGACCGAGGTCATGTTGAACCTCGCCAATCCCGCCTCGGCGTTCCGATGGTGGCGACTGCCGGTGGACGGCGTAGGTCTCGCGCGCATGGAGTTCGTGATCAACACGCAGATCAAGATTCACCCGATGGCGCTCGTTCGCTTCGACCGCCTGCAGGACGTCGCGGCGAAGGATGCGATCGCGGAGCTCACGCGCGGCTACGACGACAAGACGCTCTTTTTCGTCGATCGCTTGTCTCGGGCGCTCGCCCGGCTCGCGGCCGCCCACTACCCGAAGCCCGTGATCGTGCGGATGAGCGACTTCAAGACGAACGAATATGCGAATCTGATCGGCGGCGCGGAGTTCGAGCCGGCTGAAGAGAATCCGATGATCGGCTTCCGGGGCGCGTCACGTTACTACTCGCCGCGCTATCGGGAGGGCTTCGCGCTCGAATGTCGTGCGATCCGTCGCCTGCGCGAGGACATGGGGTTCGCGAACGTCGTCGTCATGATCCCGTTCTGCCGCTCGGTCGCCGAAGCGGACCGCGTGCTCGGTGTGATGGCCGAGCATGGGCTGCGGCGCGGCGAGCGAGGGCTCGAGGTCTACGTGATGTGCGAGATCCCGTCGAACGTCGTGCTCGCGGGCGCCTTCGCGCAGCGGTTCGACGGCTTCTCGATCGGTTCGAACGACCTCACGCAGCTCACGCTCGGCGTCGACCGCGACTCGGCCGAGCTGGCGGAGCTTTTCGACGAGCAGGACGAAGCCGTGAAGTGGATGATCGGCACTGTCATCCGCGCCGCGAAGCAGTCGGACGTGAAGATCGGGCTGTGCGGGCAGGCGCCGAGCGACCATCCCGAATTCGCCGAGTTTCTCGTCGAGTGCGGAATCGACTCGATCTCGGTCAGCCCGGACAGCTTCGTGTCCGTCAAGCAGCACGTCGCCGCCGCCGAGGCGGCGCTCGGTTCGAAGGTCGAATCCGCCGCAAGGGAGCATTCCGATGGCCGTCAGCTCAATCTGTAGTCACAACGTCGCCACGATCGGGCCGGACGCGGACGTCGCCGAGGCCGCCGAGCGCATGCGCAAGGAGCACGTCGGCGACCTGATCGTCGCGGAGTTCAAGCAGGCGCGCCTCGTGCCGCTCGGGATCATCACCGATCGGGACATCGTCGTCGCGGTGGTCGCGAAGAAAGTGGATCCGTCCACGCTCACGGTCGGCGACGTCATGAGCGACCGGCTGCTGACCGTGCGCGAGGACAACGGCATCGACTTTGCGCTGCGCGAGATGCGCCGATTCGGCGTGCGGCGTGTGCCGGTCGTGGGCTCGGAGGGTGAGCTCGTCGGCGTCCTGTCGATCGACGACGTCGTCGACCACCTCGCGACTCAGCTCTCGCACATCGGCGACATCATTCGCTTCGGGCAGCGCGCGGAGGCCGAGGCTCGGCCCTGACCGGCCGAAGTCAAATCGCGCCGTCGAGGTGACCGCTCGCGAGGGCCACTCGCGGCAGGAGGACGTGATGGACGATCTCCGGCCACGAGAAGCGCCGAGCGGTCAGCTCGCCGTAGTCGCGAATCGCTCGCGCCTCCTCGGGCGCAGCGCGCAGGCGCGCGAACATGCCGAGGAACTCCTTGGGCTCGCCGGTCTCGAGCACGATGGCGTTTTGACCCGGCAGAGCGTAATCCTCGCCGGTACACCCCGTGCATGCGAGGCCGCCCGCCGCCATCGCTTCGAGCCCCACGAGCCCGAACGGCTCGTGGCTGCTATTGGCCAGCACGGCGTCCGATCCGCGGAACAGCAGCCGCTTCGCGGGCGGGTCGACGTGGCAACAGAGGTTCACGACATCGATCGAGCCGTCGATGTCACGCAGGGCTTCGAGCACGCCGTCGACGCCGGAGTCGCGCCACTCACGATCCAGCCGATTCAGTCCGTGCGCGTCGATCGAGGCGAGGACGTCCCGGCCGTAACTCTCGGAACCTCCGCGCGCGAGGAGCAGGGGCCGCCAGCCCGCACGCTTCATCTCGGCCACCGTCTCGATCGCGGCCATCCAGCGCTTGTCCGGATCCCAGCGCGCCATCTTGACGATGACGGTACGGTCGCGAAAGTGGCGGCGCAGCGCGGCGCACGCGCCGTCGGGCAACGGCTCGAAGGCCTCGGCGGACAGGCCGTTCGGAACGACGAGCGCCTCCACGCCGAGCGGCGTCATCTGATGTTTCATGTACCGGCTGACGGTCGTGATGATGGCCGAGCTTTTGAGGCGGGGCCAATCGATCCGGTCGAACCCGAACGTGTTGTTCGCGTTCCAGAGAACGGTGACCCGGTCGCGGATGCCGGCTCCGGAGAGCAGCCAGCTCAAGTGCATGACGGAGTGGACCGTGTGCCATTCCTCCGCCATCACGACCGCGTGCTCGCCGCGTTTCACGGCGGGCAGGAGTACTTCGTTCACGAGGTACGGGGGCAGAGTCCGGGCGTATTCCTCGTGCTTGCCCCATTCCCCGTCGTAAACACCCCCCGGATGATGACGGCTTA
Protein-coding regions in this window:
- a CDS encoding CBS domain-containing protein is translated as MAVSSICSHNVATIGPDADVAEAAERMRKEHVGDLIVAEFKQARLVPLGIITDRDIVVAVVAKKVDPSTLTVGDVMSDRLLTVREDNGIDFALREMRRFGVRRVPVVGSEGELVGVLSIDDVVDHLATQLSHIGDIIRFGQRAEAEARP
- a CDS encoding DUF1538 domain-containing protein, producing the protein MLTLLKLKLSETIRAVAPLIIVVGLLEVVLVGASPAVLLQYLAGSLLVTLGLLLILMGVDFGMLPMGRFIGAKLAEKGSLLLLLAVAFALGFATTAAEPDVLVLAGQVEEVSGGTLPGQPIVYIIAGGVGLFVAVAFLRIIWGFSMAWQLTAVYAVMIALTLVAPAEVIPLAYDAGSVTTGALTGPVVLAVALGVSAVIAGRSAVNDGFGLLGMASVGPIIVLLIIGWLVR
- the ppsA gene encoding phosphoenolpyruvate synthase produces the protein MNAKTQILWFDQVGRDDVARVGGKNASLGEMIRSLSGTGIRVPEGFATTAEAYRSFVERNDLGGHIRSAIADLGAGRLTLAEAGKSIREAVLRSDWPPELAREIGAAYRELCRRSGITDADVAVRSSATAEDLPDASFAGQQETYLNVRGERALLDACRRCYASLFTDRAIAYRHAKGFDHLQVALSVGVQRMVRSDLAGAGVMFSIDTETGFDRVVMIDAAWGLGENVVKGAVDPDRYQVFKPLLSDPSVSPIIEKRRGEKTLKMIYTGDAARPTKNVATSKLERAAFVLEDGEILELARSACAIERHYGLPMDIEWAKDGESGCLFIVQARPETVHARRETATLKTYRIARKGRRLAAGLAIGDAVVTGRVCIIESARDIDRFVDGAVLVTRNTDPDWVPIMKRAAAIVADLGGRTSHAAIVSRELGLPAIVGAGNATELLQDEQEITVSCAEGDEGFVYEGAAEFEVEELSISDIPETRTEVMLNLANPASAFRWWRLPVDGVGLARMEFVINTQIKIHPMALVRFDRLQDVAAKDAIAELTRGYDDKTLFFVDRLSRALARLAAAHYPKPVIVRMSDFKTNEYANLIGGAEFEPAEENPMIGFRGASRYYSPRYREGFALECRAIRRLREDMGFANVVVMIPFCRSVAEADRVLGVMAEHGLRRGERGLEVYVMCEIPSNVVLAGAFAQRFDGFSIGSNDLTQLTLGVDRDSAELAELFDEQDEAVKWMIGTVIRAAKQSDVKIGLCGQAPSDHPEFAEFLVECGIDSISVSPDSFVSVKQHVAAAEAALGSKVESAAREHSDGRQLNL
- a CDS encoding DUF1538 domain-containing protein — encoded protein: MSDLPLVTDVVRTARGVALAVLPLAALFTVFQMLFLRLPRSEVSRIAVGTLMASIGLFLFLLGVAVGFMPFGRTIGETLGAFSQKWLLVPFGAVLGFVTTWGEPAVRILADQVEQASAGAIRQRLVLLAICAGVAVAVGLGMLRIGYDLPLFWILIPGYGLAIVLIWLSDREFVAIAVDSGGVATGPLANTFLLALALGTSAAATGRDPLVQGLGLVALIALAPIISVMLLGLVVRMKERPKRLES
- a CDS encoding DUF222 domain-containing protein, translated to GGAPMATDAVARSASAAKVRADPHPSIDALDREIVNLAARINAATYDFLVLIRCFDERAGWLAWAFDSCAEWLHWRCDLSLNAAREKVRVAHALKTLPAIGRAFAEGRLSYSKVRALTRVAGPANEDELLTFALGTTAARVEERCRELRYGSGTSTREAVRAQARRALSLHRDPARGTVSITVELPLEAGELVDKALDRALEPVLEEGASASPELAGESWSAQRADALVALAKAYLSGRKDGSSRTSDHYQVTVHVEESALRGGGGRSGLPIETVRRIACDSDLMVLVENHEGEPLSVSRRTRTVPTALHRALWARDKGCRFPGCGRTRFVDAHHIKHWANGGEHSLENMLLLCTRHHTWVHEGGFTIEKDYADRWFFRRPDGRAVPACGYRPEDMTDDGAEAVTEYFDGHASAEELEAAHPFAELRPPAETSMVREAPASTHCLWR
- a CDS encoding DUF2934 domain-containing protein yields the protein MTIMTDEERRRQMIAEAAYFRAERRGFSGGDPVPDWIEAEAEIDARLRRESERRALLERLEEGLGSRKREPRRNGGRGTAATPKRRRANSGLAGDGAKPE
- a CDS encoding P-II family nitrogen regulator, translated to MNASLIVSIVRKGWGSSVLEASVKAGARGGTVLFGRGAGIHEHEKIFGMSIEPEKEIVLTMVGSEQVDSVLDEIVRTAELNTTGRGIAFVLPVDKVVGVAHFMMAGSDHD
- a CDS encoding glycosyltransferase, yielding MQFHVLSFEGPDAYSRAGGLATRADGLVRTLAALGFETHLWFVGDPDLPGHTSSGPLHLHRWAQWVSRHHPGGVYDGEWGKHEEYARTLPPYLVNEVLLPAVKRGEHAVVMAEEWHTVHSVMHLSWLLSGAGIRDRVTVLWNANNTFGFDRIDWPRLKSSAIITTVSRYMKHQMTPLGVEALVVPNGLSAEAFEPLPDGACAALRRHFRDRTVIVKMARWDPDKRWMAAIETVAEMKRAGWRPLLLARGGSESYGRDVLASIDAHGLNRLDREWRDSGVDGVLEALRDIDGSIDVVNLCCHVDPPAKRLLFRGSDAVLANSSHEPFGLVGLEAMAAGGLACTGCTGEDYALPGQNAIVLETGEPKEFLGMFARLRAAPEEARAIRDYGELTARRFSWPEIVHHVLLPRVALASGHLDGAI
- a CDS encoding FtsX-like permease family protein, which gives rise to MLENQSFPLAQVPAAFTFMWPTHLLVRTEGDPMALAGAIRAAVWSVDADQPVASMRSMEEIFDAELANRNLQMMLVGGFAVLALVLASVGLYGVLSYAVTQRTAEIGVRIALGAERRNVIGAVLRSAVLLAACGVGLGIAGALAVTRLLSSFLFGVAPTDAITFTTVPTLLFLVALAAAYVPARRAARVDPVEALRAE